A stretch of DNA from Shewanella sediminis HAW-EB3:
TGTTTCAAATAGTCGTCATGGCCATCACACCCGGCTACAAGTATTCAAGGCGTTCCATGATAGTCTCTCTCGTTATCACATCGGCCAACTCCTCGGCTAAAACCCCACTCATAACGACAGACTCCTGCCAATATCGTATCCTCTCATCACTCTCCATGCGCTTAAAATCACCCCGGTCGGGTAATTTTCCGTGAGGAAGAGAGGCGAGGTACTCTTGGGTTGGTGCGATGATCAGCGCGTTATGATAATTTTTCTTTGCCTTGCGCCAAGGTAGAGACTTATCGAACCAACCTGGGGTAAGGCTGGGATAAAAGTGCGGATAGAGGGTCAACCCCTCGGCGTGGGACAGTGGCAAGTCGAAATGGTAATCGGTGATCCCACCATCATAGTAATGCCCCTTAGGCGCCCCGGAAATATCCGTCACCGGCGCTAAGACCCAAGGAATGGATCCGGTTGCCAACAGGACTCGCGCGATATTTTTTTCCGTCAGACTCACTTGCTGGCTCGGAAGATCGTCGAGCCGATTAAAGGGAGACCCCCTGTCTTGTGCACTGAAAACGAAGCGCTCAAAGTGCAAGCCTAAGCTTTTACGGCTCACCAGATTCGTTGCCGCAGTTGTCGCCAACCCAACACCCAATGAGAGTCGACCCGGCAGGCGATTAAGGTGTCTGCCCCGGCAGGCAAGCAGGTGCGTCTTAATCACCTTGTTACAGACAATATCTTGCCCGGCAGCTTGACCTAAAAGGCCGGTAATAATGCCTTCGACCTGCTCTGAAACCTGTGCAGGTGTTGGCTTCACATCATAACGCTGGCCAATATAGAGTTGCTCTAATCGGTCATAGGCCGCCAGCGGTTCATCCTGACCCAGGCAAGCTAACCGCCATGCCCCCGAAGATGCACCCAGAGTATGCAGAGGTGTCTTGCGCTCTTTAAAAAACTCTCCAAACAGGTATCTGTCCAGCCCGGCAATACCTATCCACTTGGGACCACCCGATGCAGCCAGGAGTTGAGTAAATAACTCAGGCTTCAGACCATTTTCTGCGATCTGTTTGTATGCTGTCGGTCCGGCAAGAAAACGTAAAGCTGGCAAGTTAATGACCCCTATTTGAAAGAAAAAGAACAAAAGTTAACTTTTTAAAATAACACCTATACTATAGCCTTACCAAAGGACAGTCTTGATAAGGAATATCAAAGATGGAAAATACCCACATTCGCCCCTTCAGAAAGCTGAGTTTCTTCATCGCTTTCATTTCAACCAGTTATATCTTGTTTATTATGAAAATAAGCGTTTTTGACTCAGGTTGGGATCTGCTGGTACCCCTGCTGTTTATCTGTACTTGTGTCTGGTGGATCTATTTTATCTGGCAGCAAAAAATAGCGTTTACCCATGACTCAGTCGAATTTTGTAAGCTCTCAATGGAAAGTGACTGGGGACCCGCCAAGGACCTTATCGTCAAGTATGATGAGATTAACTCTGTACGCCTACTCGGGGACCAACTGTTTATCCATGCTACAAAAGGGAAGATTAGCTTTCCTCTCAAACCAAAATCTAAGATCACTCAACAGTTAAAAACCGCCTTCGAGCAACACAATATTCCTTTTGAGATCAAATCCTGTCTGAACTCCTGAGCGACACGATTGCAAGCCCTTAATACTCTTATACCGATTGGTATTAAGCAAAACAGGGCTTGTTCGAAACAGCATGAGCGCTACACTCATGCCATAAGCAGCCAATAAATCTGAGCACACTATGATTGTCGATACTTTAAGTAATTTAGACCTTTACTCACACATCAGCCCGAGAATAGCTGCGGCTTTAACCCACTTGGCTGAGACAGACTTCACCCGCCTCGAGGTTGGAAGCTACGAACTCGATGGCAAGAACCTATTCGTTATCGTCAATGATTATGAAACTAAGCCTAAGGAAGTGGAGCCTTTTGAGGTACATGAGCACTATATCGATGTCCAGTATGTGGTTAGCGGTGAAGAGGAGTTTGGCTTTCTGCCATTAGGCTCTCAGATCCCCTCGATGCCGTATAACCCAGAGCACGACTATGCCGAATTCGACTATGAAGCCAACAAGAGAGAGGCGGCGTTTATCCCCTTGAAAGCCGGGATGTTTGCGATATTTTTCCCTGATGATATGCACATGCCTGGGACAAGTTCGACTCCGAATAAAGTCCGTAAAGTCGTCATCAAGGTGAAGGCTTAATACTAAATTTGTCATTCATTCGATCTATAAAGGACCCAAAGATGAAACGTGCCATCTTACTCGCAGGTTTAATCACGGCAACGAGTGCACAGGCGGAGATTGTCCCCGACGCACTTCAGGATATTAAGGCGGTGCAGTTCAACAGTGCCAACGTCATAACCTCCGGACTCCCAAACGAAGCCCAATTTGAAACCTTGCAGCAAGCCGGTGTCGATCTCGTCATCAACCTGATCCCCGATGGCAACTCAAGCGGCCATGGGGATGAAGCCAGCCTG
This window harbors:
- a CDS encoding alpha/beta hydrolase; the protein is MPALRFLAGPTAYKQIAENGLKPELFTQLLAASGGPKWIGIAGLDRYLFGEFFKERKTPLHTLGASSGAWRLACLGQDEPLAAYDRLEQLYIGQRYDVKPTPAQVSEQVEGIITGLLGQAAGQDIVCNKVIKTHLLACRGRHLNRLPGRLSLGVGLATTAATNLVSRKSLGLHFERFVFSAQDRGSPFNRLDDLPSQQVSLTEKNIARVLLATGSIPWVLAPVTDISGAPKGHYYDGGITDYHFDLPLSHAEGLTLYPHFYPSLTPGWFDKSLPWRKAKKNYHNALIIAPTQEYLASLPHGKLPDRGDFKRMESDERIRYWQESVVMSGVLAEELADVITRETIMERLEYL
- a CDS encoding YhcH/YjgK/YiaL family protein, which encodes MIVDTLSNLDLYSHISPRIAAALTHLAETDFTRLEVGSYELDGKNLFVIVNDYETKPKEVEPFEVHEHYIDVQYVVSGEEEFGFLPLGSQIPSMPYNPEHDYAEFDYEANKREAAFIPLKAGMFAIFFPDDMHMPGTSSTPNKVRKVVIKVKA